The proteins below come from a single Asterias rubens chromosome 9, eAstRub1.3, whole genome shotgun sequence genomic window:
- the LOC117294531 gene encoding E3 ubiquitin-protein ligase KCMF1-like codes for MSRHEAVSCDSCLKGNFRGRRYKCLICYDYDLCAVCFENGATTTRHTAEHPMQCILTRSDFDLYYGGEAVTLEQPQSFTCPFCGKMGYTESTLQEHVTSEHSESLLEVVCPVCAASTGGDPNHVTDDFAAHLTLEHRSPRDLDETGNVRHLRRMFHPGRGIGQRTRRPNMHFSGSSGLSSGQSSSSPSSRETMDPIAELLSQLSGTRRAAGHDSTASQLQQLQIMQLQLERQQQQQSQQGTARQQVERLAVPRRQTNAATAASAAAAAASSNSNPGHGASSSSLGVAESSMSSSSLQKDSQFLLSRIQEPVLTETEQQSLEVDNADRSFFLQDLILSTLNDDYYTEEPDETVIEGAIGGTIEFEPAETLLQLESLHIKDKERPV; via the exons ATGTCCCGACATGAAG CTGTTAGTTGTGACTCCTGTCTAAAGGgtaacttcagagggcgccgcTACAAGTGTCTTATCTGCTACGATTATGATTTGTGTGCAGTCTGCTTTGAGAACGGTGCGACAACAACACGTCATACAGCAGAGCATCCCATGCAGTGCATACTTACTCGGTCAGATTTTG ATTTGTATTATGGAGGTGAAGCTGTCACATTAGAGCAGCCGCAGTCATTTACTTGCCCATTCTGTGGCAAAATGGGCTACACAGAGTCCACGCTACAAGAACACGTCACATCGGAGCATTCCGAATCCTTACTGGAAGTG GTATGTCCAGTTTGTGCCGCCTCGACAGGAGGGGATCCCAATCATGTCACTGATGACTTTGCAGCTCATCTGACACTCGAACACAGATCACCAAGAGATCTA GATGAAACAGGTAATGTTAGGCACCTACGTAGAATGTTCCACCCTGGCCGGGGTATTGGTCAGAGGACGAGGAGACCCAACATGCACTTCAGCGGGAGCAGCGGGTTATCCTCAGGTCAGAGTTCAAGCTCACCGAGCAGTAGGGAAACCATGGATCCTATTGCTG AACTGCTGTCACAGCTGTCAGGAACACGGCGAGCAGCGGGTCACGACTCCACAGCATCTCAGCTACAGCAGCTTCAAATTATGCAGCTGCAGCTAGAAagacagcagcagcagcaaagCCAGCAAGGCACTGCAAGGCAGCAG gTTGAAAGGTTAGCGGTACCTAGACGGCAAACCAATGCAGCGACAGCGGCGTCTGCAGCAGCTGCTGCTGCATCTAGTAATAGTAATCCAGGCCACGGTGCATCATCGTCTTCATTAGGGGTAGCTGAAAGTAGCATGTCATCCTCATCGTTACAAAAAGACTCACAGTTTCTCTTATCAAG AATACAAGAGCCAGTTCTAACCGAGACTGAACAACAATCGCTAGAGGTGGATAACGCAGACCGAAGCTTCTTTCTTCAGGACCTGATACTCTCCACCCTTAACGACGATTACTACACTGAGGAGCCCGACGAAACGgttatagagggcgctatagggGGCACAATTGAATTTGAACCAGCCGAAACGTTACTGCAGCTAGAATCTTTGCATATAAAAGACAAGGAGAGGCCTGTATAG
- the LOC117294532 gene encoding probable ATP-dependent RNA helicase DDX56, with translation MAASMDKVLRFHEMGLDDRILKAIAKMGWSTPTLIQERAIPLALEGKDLLARARTGSGKTAAYAIPLVQRILTSKQTAREQAVRAVVMVPTRELCSQAHKNILELTSSCSWEVKCADVSVQADLDAQRPLLMEKPDIVVGTPSRLLAHLKAQNLTLKDTLEVLVIDEADLVFSYGYENDLKSLLTFLPKIYQAFLMSATLSDEVFALKKLVLHNPVTLKLEESQLPDVDQLTQYHVKCTEADKFLLLFTLLKLRLVRGKTIIFVNDIDRCYRLKLFLEQFSIPSCALNSELPVNTRTHIVDQFNTGLYDIVVASDETSLATDKKGVGKKKQKKSKSSKGKGREYGVSRGIDFQNVMNIINFDFPPTVKAYIHRVGRTARGDTSGSALSLVSEKEMEPLAKVEKYLVKDDGSSVIKPYQFKMSEIEGFRYRCTDAMRAVTRVAVREARVMEIKREIFNSKTLKTYFDENPRDMQLLRHDKILHPAKVHSDLRHVPEYLVPKALKNKAQGASFSAPEAKKRKSKHKGPRESRFAKKKRRNAADPLKSFKFKKS, from the exons ATGGCGGCCTCCATGGATAAAGTTTTGCGCTTTCATGAAATGGGCTTAGATGACCGAATTTTAAAG GCCATTGCAAAGATGGGCTGGTCAACCCCAACCCTCATCCAAGAACGGGCAATTCCATTAGCTCTGGAGGGAAAAGATTTACTAGCAAGAGCAAGGACAGGCTCCGGAAAGACAGCAGCTTATGCTATTCCTCTTGTGCAGAGAATTCTCACAAGTAAACAG ACAGCAAGAGAGCAAGCAGTTAGAGCTGTTGTCATGGTACCAACCAGAGAGCTTTGCAGTCAAGCCCACAAGAACATCTTG gaGCTTACAAGCAGCTGTTCATGGGAAGTCAAGTGTGCAGATGTATCAGTACAGGCGGACCTGGACGCTCAGAG ACCACTTCTGATGGAGAAACCAGACATCGTTGTGGGTACCCCAAGTCGCCTTCTCGCCCACCTCAAGGCTCAGAACCTCACCCTGAAGGACACCCTGGAGGTGCTAGTTATCGATGAGGCAGACCTTGTCTTCTCCTACGGCTATGAGAATGACCTGAAATCACTCCTGACTTTCCTGCCCAAGATCTACCAAGCTTTCCTCATGTCGGCAACCTTGAGCGATGAGGTGTTTGCACTGAAGAAACTAGTCCTACACAATCCA GTAACGTTAAAACTTGAGGAATCGCAGCTTCCAGATGTAGATCAGCTGACGCAGTATCACGTTAAATGCACCGAGGCGGATAAGTTTCTTCTTCTCTTCACATTACTCAAACTCCGACTCGTCAGAGGCAAAACCATCATCTTTGTCAATGATATTGATAGATGTTACAG ATTAAAACTTTTTTTAGAGCAGTTTTCGATACCATCTTGTGCCCTCAACTCGGAACTTCCCGTTAACACGAGAACTCACATCGTGGATCAGTTCAACACCGGCTTGTACGACATCGTTGTCGCTTCAGACGAGACCTCTCTGGCCACAGACAAAAAAGGagtaggaaagaaaaaacagaaaaa ATCGAAATCATCAAAGGGTAAAGGCAGAGAATACGGTGTGTCTCGAGGGATCGATTTCCAGAACGTGATGAACATCATCAACTTTGACTTTCCTCCAACCGTCAAAGCTTACATCCACAGAGTGGGAAG GACTGCCCGCGGTGACACTAGTGGATCTGCCCTCTCTCTCGTCAGCGAGAAGGAAATGGAGCCATTAGCCAAGGTTGAAAAGTACCTCGTCAAAG ATGATGGCAGCTCAGTCATTAAACCCTACCAGTTCAAGATGTCAGAGATAGAGGGTTTCCGCTACCGTTGCACGGACGCCATGCGAGCCGTGACGCGGGTTGCCGTACGAGAGGCACGCGTGATGGAGATCAAGAGGGAGATCTTCAACTCCAAGACGCTCAAGACGTACTTTGATGAAAACCCACGAGACATGCAGCTCCTCAGACACGACAAAATACTTCATCCTGCGAAAGTCCACTCTGATCTGAGGCATGTTCCCGAGTATCTAG tGCCGAAGGCGTTAAAAAACAAGGCGCAAGGAGCAAGCTTCAGCGCACCTGAGGCAAAGAAACGGAAATCGAAACACAAAGGTCCACGAGAATCCAGATTTGCTAAGAAAAAG CGAAGAAATGCAGCAGACCCTCTGAAAAGCTTCAAATTCAAGAAATCCTGA
- the LOC117294491 gene encoding putative pre-mRNA-splicing factor ATP-dependent RNA helicase PRP1, whose amino-acid sequence MSKRRLDINDSYSKKRSSDSEYRDRDKDRDRDDRGRSSGGITSAPLSIPSSASRQNNLGINPYSMAPYSMRYHTILAKRRTLPVWEYKVKFMEMLDKYKVMVLVGETGSGKTTQIPQWCLEYVRSKFAMSNKKGVACTQPRRVAAMSVAQRVSDEMDLVIGQEVGYSIRFEDCTSSKTQLKYMTDGMLLREAMTDPLLERYGVILLDEAHERTLATDILMGLLKEVEKQRSDLKVVVMSATLDAGKFQDYFDHAPLMTVPGRAHPVEIFYTPEPERDYLEATIRTVVQIHMGEEIEGDILLFLTGQEEIEEACKRIRREVENLGNEGGDIKTIPLYSTLPPALQQRIFEPPPPNKANGAIGRKVVISTNIAETSLTIDGVVFVIDPGFAKQKVYNPRIRVESLLVSPISKASAQQRAGRAGRTKPGKCFRLYTEKAYQTEMQDNTYPEILRSNLGTVVLQLKKLGIDDLVHFDFMDPPAPETLMRALELLNYLGALDDNGDLTELGSMMAEFPLDPQLGKMVIASADNNCSNEILSITAMLSVPQCFLRPNEAKKAADEAKMRFAHIDGDHLTILNVYHAFKQNNEDVQWCYDNFIQSRSLKSADNVRQQLARIMDRFALKRTSTDFNSKDYYVNIRKALVSGFFMQVAHLERTGHYLTVKDNQIVQLHPSTCLDHKPEWVLYNEFVLTTKNYIRTVTDIKPDWLIRIARQYYDMRNFPDCEAKRVLERIIAKVQAQEYSKQ is encoded by the exons ATGTCAAAACGACGATTAGATATCAATGATTCTTACTCAAAGAAACGATCTTCAGATTCGGAATACAG AGACCGTGATAAAGACCGCGACCGAGATGACAGAGGAAGATCTTCTGGCGGAATTACATCCGCTCCTCTTTCTATACCATCTAGTGCAAG CCGGCAGAACAACCTTGGCATTAACCCTTACAGCATGGCTCCCTATTCGATGCGATACCATACTATACTCGCCAAGCGACGCACACTTCCAGTATGGGAGTACAAGGTTAAGTTCATGGAGATGCTAGATAAGTACAAAGTCATGGTGCTGGTCGGTGAGACGGGCTCCGGAAAAACAACACAG ATTCCCCAGTGGTGTCTTGAATACGTCAGAAGCAAGTTTGCAATGTCCAACAAGAAGGGTGTTGCCTGTACACAGCCCAGGAGAGTGGCGGCCATGAGCGTCGCTCAACGTGTCTCAGATGAGATGGATCTGGTTATAGGACAAGAGGTTGGCTACAGTATACGATTTGAAGATTGCACTAGTTCCAAAACACAGCTCAA ATACATGACAGACGGTATGTTATTACGTGAGGCCATGACTGATCCGCTGCTTGAGCGCTACGGAGTCATATTACTCGACGAAGCTCATGAGCGTACACTCGCCACCGATATTCTGATGGGTCTGTTGAAGGAGGTAGAGAAGCAGAGATCCGACTTGAAGGTTGTGGTCATGAGCGCCACGCTAGATGCTGGAAAGTTTCAG GACTACTTTGACCATGCACCTCTGATGACTGTACCCGGCCGTGCCCACCCTGTGGAGATATTCTACACTCCGGAACCAGAGAGGGATTACCTAGAGGCAACTATACGCACTGTCGTTCAGATCCACATGGGAGAAGAGATTGAAGGCGACATCTTGCTCTTCTTGACTGGACAGGAG GAGATTGAGGAAGCTTGCAAACGTATAAGGCGTGAGGTTGAGAACCTGGGCAACGAGGGCGGAGACATCAAGACCATTCCACTCTACTCCACCCTGCCACCTGCTCTCCAACAGCGTATCTTCGAGCCGCCACCACCCAACAAAGCCAATGGTGCCATCGGCAGGAAGGTGGTTATTTCAACTAACATTGCGGAGACTTCGCTCACAATCGATGGCGTGGTGTTTGTGATTGACCCTGGATTCGCGAAACAAAAG GTGTACAACCCTCGCATCAGGGTAGAGTCTCTCCTGGTGTCGCCCATCAGCAAGGCCAGTGCCCAGCAGCGAGCTGGTCGTGCTGGCCGTACCAAACCGGGCAAGTGTTTCCGTCTGTACACGGAGAAGGCGTACCAGACAGAGATGCAGGATAACACCTACCCGGAGATCCTTAGGTCTAATCTCGGCACGGTGGTCTTACAGCTGAAGAAACTTGGAATTGACGATCTGGTTCACTTTGACTTTATGGATCCACCTG CGCCTGAAACTCTCATGAGAGCGCTGGAGCTTCTGAACTACCTCGGGGCGCTGGATGACAACGGAGACCTGACAGAGCTGGGTTCAATGATGGCAGAGTTTCCGCTGGATCCACAGCTAGGGAAGATGGTCATCGCCAGCGCAGACAACAACTGCTCCAATGAGATCCTTTCCATCACGGCCATGCTGTCAG TTCCACAGTGTTTTCTGCGACCGAATGAGGCCAAGAAGGCAGCAGATGAGGCCAAGATGCGGTTCGCTCACATCGATGGGGATCACCTCACCATTCTCAATGTCTACCATGCTTTCAAACAGA acAATGAGGATGTCCAGTGGTGTTACGATAACTTCATCCAGAGTCGATCGTTGAAGTCAGCAGACAACGTCAGGCAGCAGTTGGCCCGCATCATGGATCGTTTCGCTCTGAAGCGCACCAGCACAGATTTCAACAGCAAAGACTACTACGTCAACATCCGCAAGGCTCTCGTCTCCGGCTTTTTCATGCAG GTAGCTCATCTAGAGCGAACAGGGCACTATCTCACCGTCAAAGATAACCAGATTGTGCAGTTGCATCCCTCTACGTGTCTGGATCACAAACCAGAATGGGTGCTGTACAATGAGTTTGTCCTGACTACCAAGAACTACATCCGTACAGTGACGGACATCAAACCAGACTG GTTGATCAGAATCGCTCGTCAGTATTACGACATGAGAAACTTTCCCGACTGCGAGGCAAAGCGTGTCCTTGAACGTATCATCGCCAAGGTACAAGCGCAAGAGTACTCCAAGCAGTGA
- the LOC117294492 gene encoding BRCA2 and CDKN1A-interacting protein-like, with translation MATYGKKRRVEENLDVEGPPNKDKDNDSSPDEDEEGYDDDSPHEEFNEEIQVEFEALPPQEDDFHGIKRLLLQLFLKSQVNLSEMTNLVLSQNHVGSVLKQSADQLAEESDSSEDDDNIYGFISVINISDKRDENCIKSVRSLLDERCSKCGSAAEREELLRIIDDPKHSVGLLLNERFINIPPQLAPPLHKSLQKDLELASRKNPKFKLDYFLLICKSYRENSLPTKSKKKKKKGAQQQMQSELMFTNAEDEYFLKAAVLSFNYPVSEESDTALAGTWSFDDTELKTYRTVMVIPASHISDVLSQIEENLTV, from the exons ATGGCGACTTACGGTAAAAAGCGACGTGTTGAGGAGAATCTAGACGTAGAAGGTCCACCAAATAAAGACAAAGACAATGATTCGAGTCCAGATGAAGACGAAGAGGGATATGATGACGATTCACCACATGAAGAATTTAATGAG GAAATCCAAGTTGAGTTCGAAGCTTTGCCACCGCAGGAGGACGACTTCCATGGAATCAAGAGATTACTGCTGCAG CTTTTCTTGAAGAGCCAAGTTAATTTATCGGAGATGACCAACTTGGTTTTGTCACAGAATCATGTTGGAAGCGTTCTCAAG CAAAGTGCGGATCAGTTGGCTGAGGAGAGTGATTCCAGTGAAGATGATGACAACATCTATGGCTTCATCTCAGTCATCAACATCTCAGACAAAAGG gaTGAAAATTGCATCAAAAGTGTACGGAGTCTTCTGGATGAGAGATGTTCAAAATGTGGATCAGCCGCAGAGAGGGAGGAGTTACTTCGGATCATTGATGACCCCAAGCACAGCGTAGGCCTCCTTCTTAACGAGAGGTTTATTAATATTCCGCCTCAGCTAGCCCCGCCTCTTCACAAAAGCCTGCA AAAAGACCTTGAGTTAGCATCAAGAAAGAACCCCAAGTTCAAACTTGACTACTTCCTGCTCATCTGCAAGAGTTATAGGGAGAACAGCTTGCCCACAAAgagcaagaagaagaagaagaaagggGCCCAGCAACAGATGCAGAGTGAACTGATGTTCACTAATGCAGAAGATGAATACTTTCTTAAG GCTGCTGTACTATCGTTCAACTACCCAGTCTCTGAGGAGAGTGACACTGCTTTAGCTGGTACCTGGTCTTTTGACGACACAGAACTAAAAACATACAGGACTGTTATGGTCATACCTGCATCTCACATCTCAGATGTTCTGTCACAAATAGAAGAGAATCTTACAGTCTGA
- the LOC117294565 gene encoding uroporphyrinogen-III synthase-like isoform X2, with amino-acid sequence MASMTKVLLLRAPKEGSDQDPYKELFAESGLDETSFSPLSFDFFNLEKLYSHLIKPNDYAGLVFTSARTVQAVHNCLQEFSTIQEWKEGLQKDWATLPSYSVGTSTAYAVRDLGLVPLGEESGSATNLVKVIKEGISLGCKPLLIPRGEMAREELTQGLQAAGICFEVDVVYQTICNPSLEESITKYFEAGEPDVIVFFSPSGVQFSADILKKVRLGNLKIRTSGLDYLLNFK; translated from the exons ATGGCATCCATGACTAAAGTCTTGTTGCTCAGAGCACCAAAGGAAGGTAGTGACCAAGATCCTTACAAGGAG TTGTTCGCAGAGAGTGGTCTTGACGAGACCTCATTCTCACCTCTCAGCtttgattttttcaatctaGAAAAGCTGTACTCCCATCTAATAAAGCCCAATGACTACGCTGGCCTTGTTTTCACCAGTGCAAGAACCGTCCAAGCTGTTCACAATTGCCTCCAAGAATTCTCTACCATCCAAG AATGGAAAGAGGGCTTACAGAAGGACTGGGCAACTCTACCGTCATACTCAGTGGGGACCTCGACTGCCTACGCAGTGAGGGACTTGGGCCTGGTACCACTAGGGGAAGAGTCAGGCAGTGCAACTAATCTCGTCAAGGTCATTAAAGAAG GGATATCTCTTGGTTGTAAGCCGCTTCTCATTCCACGAGGGGAGATGGCGCGAGAGGAGCTCACCCAAGGCCTACAGGCGGCAG GTATATGCTTTGAGGTTGATGTAGTTTATCAAACAATATGTAATCCATCTTTGGAAGAAAGTATAACCAAGTATTTTGAGGCA GGTGAGCCTGATGTTATCGTTTTCTTCAGTCCATCAGGAGTCCAATTTTCAGCTGACATTTTGAAGAAGGTACGCCTCGGCAATTTGAAA
- the LOC117294565 gene encoding uroporphyrinogen-III synthase-like isoform X3, translating into MASMTKVLLLRAPKEGSDQDPYKELFAESGLDETSFSPLSFDFFNLEKLYSHLIKPNDYAGLVFTSARTVQAVHNCLQEFSTIQEWKEGLQKDWATLPSYSVGTSTAYAVRDLGLVPLGEESGSATNLVKVIKEGISLGCKPLLIPRGEMAREELTQGLQAAGICFEVDVVYQTICNPSLEESITKYFEASIRSPIFS; encoded by the exons ATGGCATCCATGACTAAAGTCTTGTTGCTCAGAGCACCAAAGGAAGGTAGTGACCAAGATCCTTACAAGGAG TTGTTCGCAGAGAGTGGTCTTGACGAGACCTCATTCTCACCTCTCAGCtttgattttttcaatctaGAAAAGCTGTACTCCCATCTAATAAAGCCCAATGACTACGCTGGCCTTGTTTTCACCAGTGCAAGAACCGTCCAAGCTGTTCACAATTGCCTCCAAGAATTCTCTACCATCCAAG AATGGAAAGAGGGCTTACAGAAGGACTGGGCAACTCTACCGTCATACTCAGTGGGGACCTCGACTGCCTACGCAGTGAGGGACTTGGGCCTGGTACCACTAGGGGAAGAGTCAGGCAGTGCAACTAATCTCGTCAAGGTCATTAAAGAAG GGATATCTCTTGGTTGTAAGCCGCTTCTCATTCCACGAGGGGAGATGGCGCGAGAGGAGCTCACCCAAGGCCTACAGGCGGCAG GTATATGCTTTGAGGTTGATGTAGTTTATCAAACAATATGTAATCCATCTTTGGAAGAAAGTATAACCAAGTATTTTGAGGCA TCCATCAGGAGTCCAATTTTCAGCTGA